From the genome of Mucispirillum schaedleri ASF457:
CTATACCCTGTTCTCTAAAACCTTTTACTGCTTCTATACTTGACTCCTTAATAGTATCAGCCACATATATAATACCTATTACTTCATTATTGTCTGCGATATAAACAGGTGCAACAGCTTTATCTGGCAAAAGCATATTAGAAATTTTAGTAATATCTATATTATTATCTAATATAAATTTTCTATTACCAGCATAATAAGTAATATTATTTATAGTGCAGGATATACCAAGACCTGAATAAGAAGTAAAATTTTCAACATTTAGTAATTTACATTGTAATTCTTCTGCTTTTTCAACAATAGCTTTTGAAACAGGATGCTCAGATTTTACTTCCATAGAATAAGCAAGCTGTAATAAATCATTTTGACTGTATTTAAATGACTGAATGTTTACAACTTTCATTTTTCCTTCTGTGATAGTTCCTGTTTTATCAAGAGCAACAGCTTTTATATTATGTGCCATTTCAAGACTTTCTGCAGATTTTATCAATATACCATGTTCTGCACCTTTACCTGTGCCAACCATTATAGCAACAGGAGTTGCAAGCCCTAAGGCACATGGGCAGGATATTACCAAAACAGATATTGCAATAGATAAAGCAAATTCATAACTTTCACCCATATAAAGCCAGAATATTCCAGAAATTAAAGCTATAACAATAACGATTGGCACAAATATGCCGCTTATTTTATCAGCAAGTTTTGAAATAGGTGCTTTTGAGTTTGCAGCATCTTCTACTAAAGATATTATTTGGGATAATGTAGTATCTTTGCCAACTTTTAATGCTTTAAATCTTATATGACCAGTTTTATTAATAGTGGCACTTATTACTTTATCTCCCTGTTTTTTCTCAACAGGTATACTTTCACCAGTAATAGCTGATTCATCAATAGAAGCAGCACCTGAAATTATTATGCCATCACAGGCTATAATACCACCAGGTTTTACTACTATAATATTTCCAGCCTGTATATCGTCATAGGCAACAGTCACTTCTTTACCATCTTTTTCTACTATGGCAGTTTTTGGTGTTAAACTGATTAATTTTTCAACAGCATCCCGAGTTCTTCTTTTTGATTTTGTTTCAAGATATTTTCCAAGAGTAATTAAAGTTAAAATAGTAACAGCTGATTCAAAATATAAGTCATGACTGTATTTCATAACTATTGATGTTTCCTGATAAGTATATCCATGCACTATTTTATATATTGCAAATATACCATATATTACAGCAGCAGATGAGCCAAGAGCAACAAGACTGTCCATATTAGGAGCTTTATTAAACAATGCCTTAAACCCATTAATAAAATATTTTCTATTAACTATTAAAACAGGTATTGTAAGTAAAAAAAGAGTAAAAGCATAATTAAAACTTCCTTCATAATGCTTAAAAAAAGAAAACTGCGGAAGTCCTGCCATACTGCCCATAGATAAATACATTACAGGAATAAAAAATATAAATGAGATAACAAGCCTTTTTCTCATATTTTCAAGCTCTGTGTCATAAGGAAGTTTTTGAGTCTGTTTTGAAGTCACCTTATTATTTTCTATTTCTGCACCATACCCTGCTTCAGTAACCGCTGAAATAATATCACTGCTTGATACTGCATCATCATATTCTACCACCATACTATTTGAAAGCAGATTAACATTAACATTTTTAACTCCATTAACCTTAGCAACAGCTTTTGTAACATGAGCAGAACATGCAGAACATGTCATACCTGTAATATTATACTTCTCTTTCATATAAACTCCTGTATTCCCTACCCCTGTGGTATGGGGTATTATTATTAATAATACATATAAATAAAGAAGTCAACATATAAAAACATCTACTTTAATATTGAAAATCATAAAAAATGAAATAAATCAAAAAAAATTAGCAAAATATAATACCATTTTTTATAATTTTCTAAATTTTTTATATAAAATAATATATTTTTATCTAAAAATTTATCAATATTATTATTTTATATTATTTATTATATATCAATATTTTATATTATATTATATATACTTATACAGCTAGATTTTTTTATATTTATCACAAAATAATATAATTTATAAAAATATGCTTGACAATAACAGTAATGAAGTATATTAATACTTGTCAAAATTTATAGATTTTAAACATATTAACTGGCTTAAGCCTGATTTTTATATGAAATATTTAAAAGGTGAAAAATGAAACAGCAGGAAACACTTGTAGAGTTAAAAAGTATTTGCAAAAGCTTTGATGGCAAATCTATATTAAATAATTTAGACTTAAAAATATATAATGGTGAATTTTTAACAATACTTGGTCCTTCTGGATGTGGAAAAACAACTACTCTCAGGCTTATTGCAGGCTTTGAACAGGCTGACAGCGGTGATATTTTACTGCAGGGAAAACGCATTAATGATATTCCTGCAAATAATAGAGAAGTTCATACTGTTTTTCAAAACTATGCACTTTTTCCACATATGACAGTTTTTGACAATATTGCTTTTGGGCTTAAAATGCATAAAGTTCCTAAAAATGAAATAACAGAAAAAGTTATGGATGTTCTGCGCATTGTAAAACTTGAAGAATTTATTGATAGAAAACCGCATCAGCTTTCAGGTGGTCAGCAGCAGCGTGTTGCTCTTGCAAGAGCATTAGTTAATCAACCATTAGTTTTGCTGCTTGATGAACCTTTAAGTGCATTAGATGCTTCCCTGCGTCTTAATATGCAGAAAGAATTAAAACAGCTGCAGCGTAAATTAGGCATTACTTTTGTTTTAGTTACTCATGATAGAGAAGAAGCATTATCTATGTCTGATAGAGTAATTGTTATGAATCAGGGTATCATTGAGCAGTGCGGCACACCTAAAAACTTATATGAAGAGCCAAACTCTATATTTGTTGCAAACTTTATAGGTGATGTTAATGTGTTAAATGGAGAAGTGCTTGGGTTTGAAAATAATCTTGTTAAAGCAAAGGTTGAAGGTAGAATATGCAGCATTAAAACAAAAAAAGAATTAAATATTGGTGAAAAATTTACACTTCTTCTTAGAGCTGAAGATATGAGAATAGAAAAACTCAGCGAATACCCTGATACTGAAGGATTAATGGTTGGTAATATTGAAACAAAAGTATATAAAGGTGCCACTCTTGATACAACTATAAAATTAAATAATGGCACAATAATTAAAGCCAGTGAATTTTTTGACGAAGAATATGAAGATTTTGACTACAATATGAATGAACAGGTATCTGTTGGCTGGGTTTCTGGCTGGGAGGTTGTATTAAAAGATGAAAGAGCGTAACCTGTTTCACACTGTAACTATTGCAGTAATAGTTTTATGGCTTTTGCTTTTTGCATTAATACCAAATATTATAATGTTTATTGTCAGCTTTTTAGAATATGACAGTCAGTCTTTTGTAAAAGCTGTTTTCACTTTGGAAAACTATAAACGCTTTTTCTCTGGTGCATATTTTAATATATTCTTAAACTCTTTTAAAATTGCAGCAATTGCTACTTTTTTATGTTTGATTATAGGATACCCTTTTGCATATATTTTAGCACGCTCAAAATCAAAGTATAAAGGTCTGCTGGCACTCCTTGTTGTTATCCCTTACTGGACAAGTGCATTAATCAGAACTTATGCAATATCGTATATGCTGGCAGCAAATGGGCTTATTAATACTATACTTATTAAAATCGGTATTATAGATACCCCGCTTTCACTGCTCTATACAGAAGGTGCTGTTATTTTTGGCTTTGTATATACTCTTTTACCATTTATGATACTGCCGCTTTATGCTACAATTGATAAATTTGATTTTAGATATGTTGAAGCAGCTCAAGATTTAGGTGCAGGTAAACTACGCACTTTTTATCATATCATACTTCCACTTACATCACCAGGAATTATTGCAGGCACAGTTTTAGTGTTTCTGCCTGCCCTTGGATTATTCTATATACCAAGCCTTTTAGGCGGTGGCAAAAACATAATGGTAAGCAATATTATTCAAGAACAGTTTACATCAAATGTGCTGCAAAACTGGCCACTTGGCTCTGCTGCAAGTGTATTAATAACTGTTATTATGGGTATTATGATATGGGCATACTATAAAAGCTCAAAATCATTTAGGACAAAGGTGTTGTAATGAAAAATGTAAAATGGCATTGGCTGTATATATTTTCAGTTTATTTATTTTTATATCTGCCATTAATTATTCTAATAATCTTTTCATTTAATGAAGCATCATCCGGCACTATATGGAAAGGTTTTTCTTTAAAATGGTATGAAAAATTATTTAATTCAAGTGCATTAATAAGCGGTCTTGTAAACTCATTAATTGTAGGTGTATCCGCAGCTACTCTTGTTACAGTTATAGGCACACTTTCTGCAGTTACTTTATTTAGATTTAAATTTTTTGGCAAAAATTTTATAATGTCATTATTATATATACTTATAATGTCCCCTGAGATTATTATGGGTATATCACTGCTTTTACTGTTTAAATTTTTAAGTATGAATTTAGGCTTTCAAACACTGCTTATTACACATATTACTTTATGTCTTCCATTTGTTATGGCTGTTCTTTTTACAAGACTTGCTGATTTTGATATGCATATTATTGAAGCCGCAAAAGACTTAGGTGCAAATGAACTACAAACATTTTTTCATATTATTCTACCGTCAATACTGCCTGCTGTAATAGCTGCATGGATATTAAGCTTTACTATATCTATGGATGACAGTATATGTGCATTTTTTACATCAGGACCACAG
Proteins encoded in this window:
- a CDS encoding heavy metal translocating P-type ATPase yields the protein MKEKYNITGMTCSACSAHVTKAVAKVNGVKNVNVNLLSNSMVVEYDDAVSSSDIISAVTEAGYGAEIENNKVTSKQTQKLPYDTELENMRKRLVISFIFFIPVMYLSMGSMAGLPQFSFFKHYEGSFNYAFTLFLLTIPVLIVNRKYFINGFKALFNKAPNMDSLVALGSSAAVIYGIFAIYKIVHGYTYQETSIVMKYSHDLYFESAVTILTLITLGKYLETKSKRRTRDAVEKLISLTPKTAIVEKDGKEVTVAYDDIQAGNIIVVKPGGIIACDGIIISGAASIDESAITGESIPVEKKQGDKVISATINKTGHIRFKALKVGKDTTLSQIISLVEDAANSKAPISKLADKISGIFVPIVIVIALISGIFWLYMGESYEFALSIAISVLVISCPCALGLATPVAIMVGTGKGAEHGILIKSAESLEMAHNIKAVALDKTGTITEGKMKVVNIQSFKYSQNDLLQLAYSMEVKSEHPVSKAIVEKAEELQCKLLNVENFTSYSGLGISCTINNITYYAGNRKFILDNNIDITKISNMLLPDKAVAPVYIADNNEVIGIIYVADTIKESSIEAVKGFREQGIDVYMLTGDNKETAEHIANQAGINNVYAELLPQDKENIIKEIQKKGIKTAMVGDGINDAPALMRSDLGIAIGAGTDVALESADIILIKNNLLDALTAVKLSHATIKNIKTNLFWAFFYNIIGIPVAAGIFYKSFCITLNPMIAAAAMSFSSIFVVTNALRLKFFKAEEYSKGDKIMKVIVNVNGMNCNHCKMAVEKALNTVDGVVSAEVNLEAKNASVTLSKEVADSDLMNVVNEAGFEAVSVEKV
- the potA gene encoding spermidine/putrescine ABC transporter ATP-binding protein PotA; amino-acid sequence: MKQQETLVELKSICKSFDGKSILNNLDLKIYNGEFLTILGPSGCGKTTTLRLIAGFEQADSGDILLQGKRINDIPANNREVHTVFQNYALFPHMTVFDNIAFGLKMHKVPKNEITEKVMDVLRIVKLEEFIDRKPHQLSGGQQQRVALARALVNQPLVLLLDEPLSALDASLRLNMQKELKQLQRKLGITFVLVTHDREEALSMSDRVIVMNQGIIEQCGTPKNLYEEPNSIFVANFIGDVNVLNGEVLGFENNLVKAKVEGRICSIKTKKELNIGEKFTLLLRAEDMRIEKLSEYPDTEGLMVGNIETKVYKGATLDTTIKLNNGTIIKASEFFDEEYEDFDYNMNEQVSVGWVSGWEVVLKDERA
- the potB gene encoding spermidine/putrescine ABC transporter permease PotB; the encoded protein is MKERNLFHTVTIAVIVLWLLLFALIPNIIMFIVSFLEYDSQSFVKAVFTLENYKRFFSGAYFNIFLNSFKIAAIATFLCLIIGYPFAYILARSKSKYKGLLALLVVIPYWTSALIRTYAISYMLAANGLINTILIKIGIIDTPLSLLYTEGAVIFGFVYTLLPFMILPLYATIDKFDFRYVEAAQDLGAGKLRTFYHIILPLTSPGIIAGTVLVFLPALGLFYIPSLLGGGKNIMVSNIIQEQFTSNVLQNWPLGSAASVLITVIMGIMIWAYYKSSKSFRTKVL
- the potC gene encoding spermidine/putrescine ABC transporter permease PotC translates to MKNVKWHWLYIFSVYLFLYLPLIILIIFSFNEASSGTIWKGFSLKWYEKLFNSSALISGLVNSLIVGVSAATLVTVIGTLSAVTLFRFKFFGKNFIMSLLYILIMSPEIIMGISLLLLFKFLSMNLGFQTLLITHITLCLPFVMAVLFTRLADFDMHIIEAAKDLGANELQTFFHIILPSILPAVIAAWILSFTISMDDSICAFFTSGPQFEILPQKIYAMVRTGVKPEVNALSTLIFGASMLIIIIAQIMLKERKK